One Armatimonadota bacterium genomic window carries:
- the ftsZ gene encoding cell division protein FtsZ yields the protein MSVTGNAVIKVVGVGGGGGNAVERMIESGIKGVDFITMNTDVQVLDLSNAPKKVQLGTNSTRGLGAGGNPEVGRTAAEESKGDIRKALDGADMVFITAGMGGGTGTGAAPIVAEIAQELGALTVGVVTRPFRFEGPKRDRLAEQGVNSLMGKCDTIITIPNDKLLNVVEKKTTLSEAFRVADDVLRQGVQGISDIITIPGQINVDFADVRAIMKDAGPALMGIGYGVGERRALQAAQGATSSPLLEQTINGAKGLLVNITSSDDLTLAETSEAMEYIQSLCDQDEVNIIFGTVLDSTLDTTVRITVLATDFNPFSPGTAVVNAPAAAKPVEEQPAAPVVPTRLTVNTDKPTGPVTQVTSTVEPELPNAVTSADVVAAAKERMFERKQQEAADLFDETDLDIPAFIREHRNRQS from the coding sequence ATGAGTGTGACTGGAAACGCTGTAATCAAAGTAGTTGGTGTTGGCGGCGGGGGCGGAAACGCCGTCGAGCGAATGATCGAAAGCGGCATCAAGGGTGTCGATTTCATTACGATGAACACGGATGTTCAGGTTCTCGACCTGAGCAACGCGCCGAAAAAGGTTCAACTGGGTACGAATTCGACCCGTGGTCTTGGCGCGGGAGGCAATCCCGAAGTCGGCCGAACCGCGGCCGAAGAGAGCAAAGGCGACATTCGCAAGGCTCTGGATGGCGCCGATATGGTTTTCATCACCGCCGGTATGGGCGGTGGTACGGGCACGGGCGCTGCTCCGATCGTGGCGGAGATCGCTCAGGAATTGGGCGCGCTGACGGTTGGTGTGGTGACTCGTCCGTTCCGATTCGAAGGTCCGAAGCGAGACCGCCTGGCCGAGCAAGGCGTCAATTCGCTGATGGGCAAATGCGACACCATCATCACGATTCCCAACGATAAGCTTTTGAACGTGGTCGAGAAGAAGACGACGCTGAGCGAGGCGTTCCGCGTGGCGGACGATGTGCTTCGACAGGGCGTGCAAGGTATCTCGGACATCATTACGATTCCCGGTCAGATCAACGTCGACTTTGCCGACGTGCGAGCGATCATGAAGGACGCCGGTCCGGCCCTGATGGGCATCGGCTACGGCGTTGGTGAGCGACGCGCACTTCAGGCGGCCCAGGGCGCGACCTCGTCGCCACTCCTTGAGCAGACGATCAACGGCGCGAAGGGCCTGCTGGTCAACATCACGAGCAGCGACGACCTGACGCTGGCGGAGACGAGCGAGGCAATGGAGTACATCCAGTCTCTATGCGACCAGGACGAAGTCAACATCATCTTCGGTACGGTTTTGGATTCTACGCTGGATACCACGGTCCGAATCACGGTTCTGGCGACGGACTTCAACCCGTTCTCGCCGGGCACGGCGGTGGTCAACGCTCCGGCGGCAGCCAAGCCGGTCGAAGAGCAACCAGCGGCGCCGGTGGTTCCGACCCGCTTGACGGTGAACACGGACAAGCCCACCGGCCCTGTGACGCAAGTGACCTCGACAGTGGAGCCTGAGCTTCCCAATGCGGTGACGAGCGCCGATGTGGTAGCGGCGGCCAAGGAAAGAATGTTCGAGCGCAAGCAGCAAGAAGCGGCCGATCTGTTCGATGAAACCGACCTCGATATTCCGGCGTTCATCCGCGAACACCGAAACCGACAGAGCTAG
- a CDS encoding DUF881 domain-containing protein, translating into MVNPFTKISSNDKWVLPVSALSGILGFMLVGAWLTKETRNSRYMYLTGDQRSRVAENVIDLVKYQQLQSEVDTLRKKETTLEKAISDNSKGSKALNDQLQDAKVMAGLTELEGPGVKVTLRDNTKAGPMPQDADLIHDIDVLRVTNELFSAGAEAISVNGQRLVATSSVRCAGPTILVDDVKVTSPFVILAIGNQTVLYNSFTMTGGMMAELASASPTMVAISKEDSLRIPAYLGVSTMKFGVVPKEQPKQ; encoded by the coding sequence ATGGTTAATCCCTTTACAAAAATCAGCAGCAACGACAAATGGGTTCTTCCCGTCAGCGCTCTGTCGGGGATTCTTGGATTTATGCTTGTTGGGGCGTGGCTGACGAAAGAGACGCGTAATTCACGCTACATGTACCTTACAGGTGATCAGAGATCGAGAGTCGCTGAAAATGTCATCGATCTGGTCAAGTACCAACAACTCCAATCAGAAGTCGATACGCTTCGCAAGAAGGAGACGACCTTGGAAAAGGCGATCTCGGATAACAGCAAGGGGTCCAAAGCCTTAAACGACCAATTGCAGGACGCGAAAGTGATGGCGGGCCTGACCGAATTGGAAGGTCCGGGCGTCAAAGTCACGTTGAGAGACAATACGAAGGCGGGACCGATGCCGCAGGATGCGGATCTGATTCACGATATCGATGTGCTCCGAGTGACGAATGAACTGTTTTCGGCGGGAGCCGAGGCGATCTCGGTCAACGGCCAGCGGTTGGTCGCGACGAGTAGCGTGCGCTGTGCGGGCCCCACGATTTTGGTCGACGATGTGAAGGTCACGTCGCCGTTCGTGATTCTGGCGATCGGCAACCAAACGGTTCTGTATAACAGCTTTACGATGACGGGCGGCATGATGGCCGAGCTTGCGAGCGCGAGCCCGACGATGGTCGCCATTTCGAAGGAGGATTCGCTCCGCATCCCGGCCTACCTCGGCGTTTCCACCATGAAGTTCGGTGTGGTTCCGAAGGAGCAGCCGAAGCAGTGA
- a CDS encoding DUF1290 domain-containing protein, translating to MILVPIIFMVIGAVIALAFRVRVDGIAAQYLAVACVAGFDTVLGGLRSAHENKFQTDVFLTGFFTNTIIAFAIAWLGDQIGINLYLVVTLVMGMRIFNNLSIIRRYVLQNYIDMMSRIKRKKLEEASQKENSQSGNLTTAEGVE from the coding sequence GTGATTCTCGTCCCGATCATCTTCATGGTCATCGGAGCCGTGATCGCGCTGGCGTTCCGGGTGCGGGTCGACGGTATTGCCGCGCAGTACCTGGCGGTAGCGTGCGTGGCGGGATTCGACACCGTGCTGGGTGGCCTTCGGTCGGCCCACGAAAACAAGTTTCAAACCGACGTGTTCCTGACGGGATTCTTCACGAACACGATTATCGCGTTCGCCATCGCTTGGCTGGGCGACCAGATCGGCATCAACCTGTACCTGGTCGTGACGCTGGTGATGGGAATGCGCATCTTCAACAACCTGAGCATTATCCGCCGGTACGTCCTGCAAAACTACATAGACATGATGTCGAGAATCAAACGCAAGAAGCTAGAAGAAGCCAGCCAAAAAGAAAACTCCCAATCCGGTAACCTGACGACCGCAGAGGGTGTAGAGTAA
- a CDS encoding DUF1684 domain-containing protein → MSLIAYSTALILAMSNPKDYKAEIEKWRHDANAQLLTPEGWLSVAGLFWLQEGDNSLGTKADEAVTLPHYASPLAQVGTLTRTGKKVTLKVADGADVKVDGKTGSTFDLKSDNDQDTSTVSVGPVTFKIIVRGERVGVRLFDSQCKAVKEFKGRKWYPVKPEFKIEAKFVPYTPAKTVSILNVLGDSSPAKVSGYVEFPMHGKTVRLDAIDEGGEILFFNFRDATSGKQTYDAGRFLYSGPPKDGKVTLDFNRAVNPPCAFTSYATCPLPPKSNILDVPIEAGELIHHPTH, encoded by the coding sequence ATGAGTTTGATTGCCTATTCCACTGCGCTGATCCTAGCCATGAGCAACCCCAAAGACTACAAAGCCGAAATCGAGAAGTGGCGTCACGATGCCAACGCCCAACTGCTCACCCCCGAAGGTTGGCTCTCGGTCGCTGGACTATTCTGGCTCCAAGAAGGCGACAACTCTCTCGGAACCAAAGCCGACGAAGCCGTCACGCTTCCCCACTACGCTTCGCCCCTCGCCCAGGTCGGCACCCTCACCCGTACCGGCAAGAAGGTCACGCTCAAAGTCGCCGACGGTGCCGATGTGAAAGTCGACGGCAAAACCGGCTCGACCTTCGATCTGAAGTCCGACAACGACCAGGACACCAGCACAGTGTCCGTCGGCCCCGTCACCTTCAAGATCATCGTCCGCGGCGAAAGAGTCGGCGTCCGCCTCTTCGATTCACAATGCAAAGCCGTCAAGGAATTCAAGGGCCGCAAATGGTATCCCGTCAAGCCTGAATTCAAGATTGAGGCGAAGTTCGTCCCGTATACACCCGCCAAGACGGTGTCGATTCTCAACGTCCTTGGCGACTCATCGCCGGCAAAAGTCTCCGGCTACGTCGAATTTCCCATGCACGGCAAGACCGTCCGCCTCGATGCCATCGATGAAGGCGGCGAAATACTCTTCTTCAACTTCCGCGACGCCACCAGCGGCAAGCAAACCTATGACGCCGGGCGCTTCCTCTACAGTGGTCCGCCCAAAGACGGCAAAGTGACCCTCGACTTCAACCGCGCCGTCAACCCGCCCTGCGCTTTCACGTCCTATGCCACTTGCCCGCTCCCGCCCAAGTCGAACATTCTCGATGTCCCCATCGAAGCCGGCGAACTCATACACCACCCGACGCACTGA
- the murC gene encoding UDP-N-acetylmuramate--L-alanine ligase produces the protein MRRRTEIESSFSPTESLAPCRAFFLVGIGGAGMSALARMLSHRGYAVAGTDAVASQETARLIEEGHDVSIGHSGLPVFAFAQRDEKVALVVTDAVDIEHSPEVAEARKLGLPVVRRSQALGWLLRPYKVIAVTGTHGKTTTTGMLGAGLIAAGVDPLVVVGAPVIDWNGPVREGNGVYAIVEACEAYEAYNDIDPYIVVLTNLEPDHLDYHGSYESLRDSMVKFVSKIPPSGGLVYCADDRGAAEVAELTDVRCMPYGLSDTWLQQISNKFEMGIDAKNTDAGKALSLNLPGDHNRMNATGALAAASLLNNDETIADLGMVEMGIARFNGAERRLQVLLDGPITVVDDYAHHPSEITASIKALKQKFPGRRIVVAFQPHLYSRTLEHLKDFPKSLDEADFVFITDIYPAREAPIPGVSSVRIAERLTKPMRYVPSRYLLPRVVRAIIKTGDVVCGMGAGNIHEFAPDLIREIERDIRPKKSVAVIYGGDSSEREVSILSGNCIAKALEKAGFEVETYDVTNLLLRKGALLEFTGSIRPDVAFLAVHGTHAEDGAIQGLFELLHIPYTGSNILSSALAMDKDRTKQILSAAGVRVPQGQLVFSADEPVTISAPAVVKPNKEGSTVGLSFAHTEEELRKGVVKALQYPGGVLIEEWVQGTEISVPVLCGEALPVVEISPKDGGYDFANKYTVGATEEIIPARLSDAILKEAQRIALLAHHTLGCTGATRTDIIVRDDELFVLEVNTLPGMTTTSLLPNSAQAAGISFEALCTKIVEDALARDGQKV, from the coding sequence ATGCGGAGGCGAACCGAAATCGAATCATCGTTTTCTCCGACCGAGTCGCTCGCTCCATGTCGAGCGTTCTTTTTGGTGGGGATCGGCGGCGCGGGAATGAGCGCGCTAGCCCGGATGCTGTCGCATCGTGGCTATGCGGTGGCGGGCACGGACGCGGTGGCCTCCCAGGAGACGGCGCGATTGATCGAAGAGGGGCACGACGTTTCCATCGGCCACTCGGGTTTGCCGGTTTTTGCTTTTGCCCAACGTGACGAAAAGGTGGCGTTGGTGGTGACCGATGCGGTCGATATCGAGCATTCGCCTGAGGTGGCAGAGGCTCGGAAGCTGGGCTTGCCCGTCGTGCGACGGTCTCAGGCTTTGGGTTGGCTGTTACGCCCGTACAAGGTGATTGCCGTGACCGGCACACACGGCAAGACGACGACGACAGGAATGCTTGGCGCGGGATTGATCGCGGCCGGGGTTGACCCGCTGGTGGTTGTCGGAGCGCCGGTGATCGACTGGAATGGGCCCGTGCGGGAAGGCAACGGAGTGTATGCGATCGTCGAGGCCTGTGAGGCTTACGAGGCGTACAACGATATCGACCCGTACATCGTCGTGCTGACGAATTTGGAACCCGACCACTTGGACTACCACGGAAGCTACGAGAGCCTGCGCGATAGCATGGTGAAGTTCGTGAGCAAGATTCCGCCGAGCGGGGGCCTGGTGTATTGCGCGGATGACCGCGGTGCGGCGGAAGTGGCGGAACTGACGGATGTGCGGTGTATGCCGTACGGCCTCAGCGATACGTGGCTCCAGCAGATTTCGAACAAGTTCGAGATGGGCATCGACGCAAAAAACACGGACGCAGGGAAGGCTCTGAGTCTGAATTTGCCGGGCGATCATAACCGCATGAACGCGACGGGGGCGTTGGCGGCGGCCTCGCTGCTGAACAACGATGAGACCATCGCCGACCTCGGAATGGTCGAGATGGGGATTGCGCGGTTTAACGGCGCGGAGCGGCGGTTACAGGTTTTGCTGGATGGTCCGATCACGGTGGTGGACGACTATGCGCATCACCCGTCGGAGATCACGGCGTCGATCAAGGCTTTGAAGCAGAAGTTTCCGGGGCGGAGGATCGTGGTGGCGTTTCAGCCGCACCTTTACTCGCGGACCCTAGAGCATTTGAAGGATTTTCCGAAGTCGCTGGATGAGGCGGACTTCGTGTTCATCACCGACATCTATCCGGCGCGGGAAGCGCCGATTCCTGGCGTCAGCAGTGTTCGAATCGCTGAGCGGCTGACGAAGCCAATGAGATACGTGCCGTCTCGGTACCTGTTGCCGAGAGTGGTGAGGGCCATAATTAAGACCGGGGACGTGGTGTGCGGCATGGGTGCCGGGAACATCCACGAATTTGCGCCGGACCTGATTCGAGAGATCGAGCGGGACATTCGACCGAAGAAGTCGGTAGCGGTGATCTACGGTGGCGATAGTAGCGAGCGCGAGGTCTCGATCCTCAGTGGGAACTGCATCGCGAAGGCTTTGGAGAAGGCGGGATTCGAGGTCGAGACGTACGATGTGACGAATCTTCTGCTTCGCAAAGGCGCTTTGCTGGAGTTTACGGGATCGATTCGGCCCGATGTGGCGTTCCTGGCAGTACACGGCACGCACGCGGAGGACGGTGCGATTCAGGGTCTGTTCGAACTCCTTCACATTCCGTACACGGGTTCAAACATTCTTTCTAGCGCGCTGGCGATGGATAAGGACCGGACCAAGCAGATTTTGAGCGCCGCGGGAGTGCGGGTTCCGCAAGGTCAGTTGGTGTTTTCTGCGGATGAGCCGGTGACGATTTCCGCTCCGGCGGTAGTGAAGCCCAACAAAGAGGGAAGCACGGTTGGACTCTCCTTTGCGCACACTGAAGAGGAACTGCGAAAGGGCGTGGTGAAAGCGCTGCAGTATCCGGGCGGCGTCCTCATCGAAGAGTGGGTGCAGGGAACCGAGATTTCGGTGCCGGTGCTGTGTGGCGAGGCTCTGCCGGTGGTGGAGATCAGCCCGAAGGACGGCGGCTATGACTTTGCGAACAAGTACACGGTGGGCGCGACGGAGGAGATCATTCCGGCGCGGCTGTCGGATGCGATTTTGAAGGAAGCTCAGCGCATCGCCTTGCTGGCGCATCACACGTTGGGATGCACCGGGGCGACCCGAACCGACATCATCGTGCGGGACGACGAGTTGTTCGTCCTGGAAGTGAACACCCTGCCGGGGATGACGACGACCTCGCTCTTGCCGAATTCGGCCCAGGCGGCGGGCATTTCGTTCGAAGCCCTGTGCACCAAGATCGTGGAGGATGCGTTGGCGCGCGATGGACAAAAAGTCTAA
- the ftsA gene encoding cell division protein FtsA codes for MVTVVEIGSTKVVAMASSMGDGGKLDVNGLVVVDCHGMRKGAIVELDAVSRAVDTALRHLAHDLGRDEVNEVSLVISGPQLEGSTVQGFKPIIPKNRAITNQDVMEVVKHSQTGIFPPDRVQIQAIPREFRVDEVRSTSKPVGMNAGKLEVISYLVTGLTSHVNNFDQAVKLSGREIDQMVFGPLASGLGVLSQTELEKGAVAVDIGATKTDLAIFVNGALASAVCIPVGGNNVTNDLCQLLNCDADEAERLKIDYGVAISAGVSEKEAIEVHQLGHPVARPMQRKVLCEIIESRMREVAKLIRQHVEKSGYGGVLEGGLVLTGGGSMLPKTQELFAEAMNGMPVRVSEPRIKNGRDHVGLAAAVGATSFILQTSDELSPISGGESWQDRVKGLWSMLSGKN; via the coding sequence ATGGTAACGGTTGTCGAAATAGGTTCCACGAAGGTCGTGGCGATGGCCTCGTCGATGGGGGACGGCGGCAAACTCGATGTCAACGGCCTGGTGGTGGTTGACTGCCACGGCATGAGAAAAGGGGCGATCGTCGAACTCGACGCGGTCTCTCGGGCGGTCGATACGGCCCTGCGACACCTGGCCCACGACCTCGGTCGCGACGAGGTCAACGAAGTTTCTCTGGTCATTTCCGGTCCTCAGCTTGAGGGCTCGACCGTGCAAGGCTTTAAGCCGATCATCCCGAAGAACCGGGCGATTACGAACCAAGACGTGATGGAGGTTGTGAAGCACAGCCAGACGGGCATCTTTCCTCCGGACCGGGTTCAGATTCAGGCGATCCCACGCGAATTTCGGGTGGACGAGGTGCGGAGCACGTCGAAGCCGGTCGGTATGAACGCAGGCAAACTCGAGGTCATCAGCTACCTGGTGACGGGCCTGACCAGCCACGTGAATAATTTTGATCAAGCGGTGAAGCTTTCGGGTCGGGAGATCGACCAGATGGTATTCGGTCCTTTGGCTTCGGGCCTGGGCGTGCTGTCGCAGACCGAGCTCGAGAAGGGCGCGGTGGCGGTGGACATCGGAGCGACCAAGACGGATTTGGCGATTTTCGTAAACGGCGCATTGGCGTCGGCGGTGTGCATCCCGGTTGGAGGCAACAACGTGACCAACGACCTTTGTCAGTTGCTGAACTGCGATGCCGACGAGGCCGAGCGGCTGAAGATCGACTACGGCGTGGCGATTTCGGCAGGCGTAAGCGAGAAGGAAGCGATCGAGGTTCATCAGCTTGGGCATCCGGTCGCGCGTCCGATGCAGAGAAAGGTTTTGTGCGAGATCATCGAGAGCCGCATGCGCGAGGTGGCAAAGCTCATTCGCCAGCATGTGGAAAAGTCCGGCTACGGCGGGGTCTTGGAAGGCGGCTTGGTGCTGACGGGTGGCGGCTCGATGTTGCCAAAGACTCAGGAGCTTTTTGCCGAGGCGATGAACGGCATGCCGGTTCGGGTGAGCGAGCCGCGCATCAAGAATGGCCGAGATCATGTCGGTTTGGCGGCGGCAGTCGGCGCAACCAGCTTTATTCTGCAGACCTCGGATGAGTTGAGCCCGATTTCGGGCGGCGAGAGTTGGCAGGACCGCGTGAAAGGTCTCTGGTCAATGTTGAGTGGGAAAAACTAG